One window from the genome of Oryza glaberrima chromosome 3, OglaRS2, whole genome shotgun sequence encodes:
- the LOC127767674 gene encoding uncharacterized protein LOC127767674, translating to MASLRAAPGLPFSPRPACCRPPSSPGVQFFTPASAGGAGGVGRRRSYPRIEATARHGARKENPKVRNRRLQKKFNGTATKPRLSVFCSNRQLYAMLVDDHNRKILFYGSTLQKAICGDPPCGAVEAAGRVGEELIRACKELDITEISSYDRNGFARGEKMMAFEVPVSQYGFLPR from the exons ATGGCATCGCTCCGCGCGGCCCCCGGGTTGCCATTCTCGCCGCGCCCGGCGTGCTGCCGCCCTCCCAGCTCGCCTGGCGTGCAGTTCTTCACTCCGGCTTCtgcaggcggcgccggcggagtcGGGCGCCGGCGCTCGTACCCGAGGATCGAGGCCACGGCGAGGCACGGCGCGAGGAAGGAGAACCCCAAGGTCAGGAACCGCAGGCTGCAGAAGAAG TTCAATGGCACGGCGACGAAGCCGAGGCTGTCCGTGTTCTGCTCCAACAGGCAGCTCTACGCCATGCTCGTCGACGACCACAACAGGAAGATCCTCTTCTACGGCAGCACGCTGCAGAAGGCCATCTGCGGCGACCCGCCCTGCGGCGCCGTG GAGGCAGCTGGGAGGGTCGGGGAGGAGCTCATCAGGGCGTGCAAGGAGCTGGACATCACCGAGATCTCGTCCTACGACCGCAACGGGTTTGCTCGAGGGGAGAAGATGATGGCGTTCGAGGTTCCGGTCTCGCAGTACGGGTTCCTGCCAAGATAG
- the LOC127767672 gene encoding probable glucomannan 4-beta-mannosyltransferase 4 yields the protein MEGQWGRWRLAAAAAASSSGDQIAAAWAVVRARAVAPVLQFAVWACMAMSVMLVLEVAYMSLVSLVAVKLLRRVPERRYKWEPITTGSGGVGGGDGEDEEAATGGREAAAFPMVLVQIPMYNEKEVYKLSIGAACALTWPPDRIIIQVLDDSTDPAIKDLVELECKDWARKEINIKYEIRDNRKGYKAGALKKGMEHIYTQQCDFVAIFDADFQPESDFLLKTIPFLVHNPKIGLVQTRWEFVNYDVCLMTRIQKMSLDYHFKVEQESGSSMHSFFGFNGTAGVWRVSAINEAGGWKDRTTVEDMDLAVRASLKGWQFLYVGDIRVKSELPSTFKAYRHQQHRWTCGAANLFRKMATEIAKNKGVSVWKKLHLLYSFFFVRRVVAPILTFLFYCVVIPLSVMVPEVSIPVWGMVYIPTAITIMNAIRNPGSIHLMPFWILFENVMAMHRMRAALTGLLETMNVNQWVVTEKVGDHVKDKLEVPLLEPLKPTDCVERIYIPELMVAFYLLVCASYDLVLGAKHYYLYIYLQAFAFIALGFGFAGTSTPCS from the exons atggAGGGGCagtgggggcggtggcggctcgccgcagcagcagccgcctcctcctcggggGACCAgatcgcggcggcgtgggcggtggtgcgggcgcgggcggtggcgccggTGCTGCAGTTCGCGGTGTGGGCGTGCATGGCGATGTCGGTGATGCTGGTGCTGGAGGTGGCCTACATGAGCCTCGTCAGCCTCGTCGCCGTCAAGCTGCTGCGGCGGGTGCCGGAGCGGAGGTACAAGTGGGAGCCCATTACCActgggagcggcggcgtcggcggcggcgatggcgaagacgaggaggcggcgacgggcgggcgggaggcggcggcgttccCGATGGTGCTCGTGCAGATCCCCATGTACAATGAGAAGGAG GTGTACAAGCTCTCTATTGGAGCTGCATGTGCTCTCACGTGGCCTCCGGACCGTATTATAATCCAAGTCTTGGATGATTCCACTGATCCGGCCATTAAG GATCTAGTGGAGCTTGAGTGCAAGGATTGGGCGAGAAAAGAAATTAACATAAAGTATGAAATCAGAGATAACAGGAAGGGATACAAAGCAGGAGCCTTGAAGAAGGGCATGGAACATATCTATACCCAACAGTGCGATTTTGTTGCCATTTTCGATGCAGATTTCCAACCTGAATCTGATTTCCTTCTAAAAACAATACCATTTCTTGTGCATAACCCAAAGATTGGTCTGGTTCAGACACGTTGGGAGTTTG TGAACTATGATGTTTGCCTTATGACAAGGATACAAAAGATGTCACTGGACTATCATTTCAAAGTAGAGCAGGAATCAGGCTCATCTATGCACTCATTCTTTGGGTTCAACG GTACTGCTGGTGTGTGGCGGGTATCAGCTATTAACGAAGCAGGAGGTTGGAAGGATCGCACAACTGTGGAAGACATGGACTTGGCTGTACGGGCAAGCCTCAAGGGATGGCAATTCCTGTATGTTGGTGATATAAGG GTTAAGAGTGAACTCCCAAGTACCTTCAAAGCCTACCGACATCAGCAGCATAGATGGACTTGTGGTGCTGCCAACCTCTTCAGAAAAATGGCAACGGAAATTGCCAAAAACAAG GGCGTATCTGTATGGAAAAAACTTCATCTACTCTACAGCTTTTTCTTCGTAAGGAGGGTCGTCGCTCCCATCCTGACCTTCCTGTTCTACTGTGTTGTGATTCCGCTGTCTGTCATGGTCCCTGAAGTCAGCATTCCTGTCTGGGGGATGGTCTACATTCCCACTGCCATTACCATCATGAACGCCATCAGAAATCCTGG GTCCATCCATCTGATGCCTTTTTGGATTCTATTCGAGAATGTCATGGCCATGCACCGGATGCGTGCAGCTCTAACCGGCTTGCTCGAGACCATGAATGTCAATCAGTGGGTGGTTACTGAAAAGGTTGGTGATCATGTGAAGGACAAGCTTGAAGTCCCTCTTCTTGAACCATTGAAGCCAACAGACTGCGTcgagag GATTTACATTCCTGAGCTTATGGTCGCGTTCTACCTCCTGGTATGCGCGTCTTACGATTTGGTGCTCGGGGCCAAGCACTACTACCTGTACATCTACCTCCAGGCATTTGCTTTCATTGCTCTGGGATTCGGTTTCGCTGGGACATCTACCCCCTGTTCATAG
- the LOC127766827 gene encoding cyclic dof factor 1-like — protein MGECKVGGGGGGGDCLIKLFGKTIPVPEPGACAAGDVDKDLQHSGSSTTEPKTQENTVQDSTSPPPQPEVVDTEDSSADKNSSENQQQQRDTANQKEKLKKPDKILPCPRCSSMDTKFCYYNNYNINQPRHFCKNCQRYWTAGGAMRNVPVGAGRRKSKSVSAASHFLQRVRAALPGDPPLYAPVKTNGTILSFGSDLSTLDLTEQMKHLKDKFIPTTGIKNTDEMPVGLCAEGLSKTEESNQTNLKEKVSADRSPNVAQHPCMSGGAMWPFGVAPPPAYYTSSIAIPFYPAAAAAVAAYWGCMVPGAWNAPWPPQSQSQSVSSSSAASPVSTMTNCFRLGKHPRDGDEELDSKGNGKVWVPKTVRIDDVDEVARSSIWSLIGIKGDKVGADDGRGCKLAKVFESKDEAKTSTHTAISSLPFMQGNPAALTRSVTFQEGS, from the exons ATGGGGGAGTGcaaggtgggaggaggaggcggaggcggagactgCTTGATCAAGCTGTTCGGGAAGACCATCCCCGTGCCGGAGCCcggcgcctgcgccgccggcgatgtTGATAAG GACCTTCAACACAGTGGCAGCAGCACGACTGAACCGAAAACTCAAGAGAACACCGTTCAAGACTCCACAAGTCCACCTCCGCAGCCAGAGGTCGTCGACACCGAGGACTCTTCAGCTGATAAGAACTCATCAGagaatcagcagcagcagcgcgatACGGCCAACCAGAAGGAGAAGCTGAAGAAGCCTGACAAGATCCTGCCGTGCCCCCGGTGTAGCAGCATGGACACCAAGTTCTGCTACTACAACAACTACAACATCAACCAGCCGCGCCACTTCTGCAAGAACTGCCAGAGGTACTGGACAGCGGGTGGTGCCATGCGCAACGTGCCTGTGGGTGCAGGCCGACGCAAGAGCAAGAGCGTATCGGCCGCTTCCCATTTCCTCCAGAGGGTCAGGGCTGCTCTGCCCGGTGATCCTCCTCTCTATGCCCCAGTGAAGACTAATGGCACCATTCTCAGCTTCGGCTCTGACCTGTCCACCTTAGACCTCACAGAACAAATGAAGCATCTAAAAGATAAGTTTATCCCAACAACCGGTATCAAGAACACCGACGAGATGCCAGTCGGTTTGTGTGCTGAAGGATTGTCGAAAACAGAAGAATCGAACCAAACGAACCTAAAGGAGAAAGTTTCAGCAGATAGATCTCCAAATGTTGCACAACACCCATGCATGAGTGGAGGAGCCATGTGGCCATTTGGCGTGGCACCACCACCTGCTTATTACACTTCAAGCATTGCAATTCCATTCTATccagctgcagcagctgctgttgctgcatacTGGGGCTGCATGGTTCCAGGAGCTTGGAACGCTCCATGGCCACCGCAGTCCCAATCCCAATCGGTTTCATCATCAAGTGCTGCTTCTCCAGTATCCACAATGACCAACTGCTTCAGATTAGGAAAGCACCCTAGAGATGGTGATGAGGAACTGGATAGCAAGGGTAATGGCAAGGTGTGGGTGCCGAAGACGGTTCGGATCGACGATGTCGACGAGGTGGCCAGGAGCTCTATCTGGTCGCTTATTGGGATCAAGGGTGACAAGGTGGGAGCAGATGATGGCAGAGGATGCAAGCTTGCAAAGGTTTTTGAGTCAAAGGATGAGGCAAAGACATCAACTCACACAGCGATCAGCAGCTTGCCATTCATGCAGGGGAACCCGGCTGCCCTAACACGCTCGGTGACCTTCCAAGAGGGATCTTGA
- the LOC127766828 gene encoding uncharacterized protein LOC127766828 encodes MVGRKPLRRRRHDAPPSPPSFGATPRPTSPRSSSASVAAVAEELDGLLLTAPRPLASSSEPRSFPYVVKQRCWEKAERVAGRDPERWRRDALGNVVFRKLVGCPGCLCHDYDHIVPYSKGGKSTLENCQVLQATVNRSKGNKTELSKSELIQKSAYCRVSGRDMDLLELSAYGNVRRGPDSGGCRIQ; translated from the exons ATGGTGGGGAGGAAGccgctgcgccggcggcggcacgacgcgccgccctcgccgccgtcgttcgGGGCCACGCCTCGGCCGACCTCCCCTcggtcctcctccgcctccgtggCCGCGGTCGCGGAGGAGCTGGACGGCCTGCTCCTCACGGCGCCGCGGCcgttggcgtcgtcgtcggagccGCGGAGCTTCCCCTACGTGGTGAAGCAGCGGTGCTGGGAGAAGGCGGAGCGGGTGGCCGGGCGCGACCCGGAGAGGTGGCGCCGCGACGCGCTCGGCAACGTCGTCTTCCGCAAGCTCGTCGGCTGCCCCGGATGCCTCTGCCACGACTACGACCACATCGTCCCCTACTCCAAG GGTGGGAAGAGCACATTGGAGAACTGCCAGGTTTTGCAG GCTACTGTAAACCGGTCTAAAGGGAACAAAACAGAGTTATCCAAATCTGAGCTCATACAGAAGAGTGCCTATTGTAGGGTCTCAG GACGTGATATGGATCTTCTTGAACTCTCTGCATATGGGAATGTTAGGCGAGGGCCAGATTCAGGTGGTTGCAGAATCCAATGA